The genomic DNA TGAGCTGCGCTGTTCAGCAGCTCTTTATCCTCATCGGTCTCGGAGGCCAGGCATGGGGAGTTGAAGTACGTGGTCGTACTGAGCGCTCTCCTGACCTCCTCAAGCACCGCCTCGAGCTGTGGTTCCGTTGCACATCTCTCGCCAAGCCTCTGGAGGTAAGCCTCTGTGTCGTAGTTGAAGAACTTCAGGAGCTTCTCGCATGTATCTCCTGGTATGCGCCTGGATATCCTCCAGCTCCTTCCCTCCACAAGCACATGAACCTCTGTAACGCAGCCGAGGAGGTTGTGGAAGTCCCCGAGCGTGTCCTGGTAGGCCCCCAGCAGGAATATGCCCATGTAGTAGTCCTCGCTCCTACTGAGCTTGTGGAGCTCTATGGCCTCCTTCCCTCCTGCAAAGCTCTTTATCTCGCCATCTGAATCACATGTTATGTCCGCTATTGTCCCACATTCTGATGGCACCTCCCTGAGCCTGTGAAGGGGCATTATTGGGAATATCTGGCCCACACCCCACATGTCCGGCACCGACTGGAAGAGCGAGAAGTTCCCTATGTATTTCTGCCCCACGAGCTTCTTCAGCTCCCTGAACTCCTCGGAGTTGTCGCCGGCATGTCTTGCCAGGCTCACGGCCTTCTGGCAGACCATCCAGAAGAGCATCTCCCCCTTCGCGCGCTCCTCAAGCCCGATATTGCCTAGGTTGAACGAGTCGAGCAGCTCATCCCTGTAATGGAGGGCATCGTGGTAGTACTCCTTGTAGTTCTTGAGGTTGATGTTCTTGAAGGCAAAGTAGAGATCCTCTATCTGTATGGGATCCCCCTCAAGCGGAAACGCCACGAACCCATCCTTGGAGTTCTTCTTGCCGATTATCTTGAAGACCAGGAATGAGTGGTATGCAGCTATCGCCCTGCCGCTCTCTGAGACAATCGTAGGACACGGCACGCCCTCCTCCTCGCATATCTTCTGGAGCGTGTAAACGATGTCGTTGCTGTACTCCCGCAGAGTGTAGTTCGCGCTCGAGGGCCCGGAACTCTTCGAGCCATCATAGTCAACGCTCAGGCCGCCTCCAACGTTGAAGTACTCTATCTCAGCGACCTTTCTCACCTTCGCGTAGATCCTAGCGGCCTCGTTCATCGCGTGCTTTATTCTGTGTATGTCTGTGATCTGAGATCCGATGTGGAAGTGTATCATCCTGAGGCGATCGAGCAGGCCGTTCTCCTCCAGGATCTTCAGCAGCTCCAGGCACTCGATGGTCGAGAGTCCGAACTTGGCCGACTCGCCGCCGGACTCGGCCCATCTGCCACTACCCTTTGAGAAGAGCTTGACCCTCATACCTAGAAGTGGCCTCACCTCCATGCTCCTGGCCAGTCTCAGTATATCGAAGATCTCCTCGAAGAGGTCCACGACTATTATTATCTTATGCTTGTCTGAGAACATCAGGGCCAGACGGAGGAAATCGTCATCCTTGTATCCATTGCAGATCAGCAGCGAGTCCTCAGGAAGATCCAGTGTAAGCGCGGCGAGCAGCTCCGCCTTTGTGCCTATCTCCAAGCCGATGTTGATCTCCCTGCCGTAATTCAGGATGTACTCTATGACCTCTTTCCTCTGATTCACCTTCATGGGAAATACCGGCTGGTACTTTCCCTGGTAGCCGAACTCTGATATGGATCCTGTAAATGCTCTGTATATCTCCCAGATTCTGTGCTCTATTATCTGAGGAAATCTCAGAAGCACAGGCAGGTTCTCTCCGGATGTCTCCAGTCTCCTGATGACATCCATAACATCGACACAGCTGTCGCTGCTCTTGTTCGGCATCACGACGACGTTGCCCTTCTCGTTGATTGAGAAGTAGCCGTCACCCCAGCCGTGAATTCCATAGAGGGCGATGGAGTCGTCAACCTTCCACATCCGCGGAGCCCCCATCGCATCTGAGCATCTTGAACCAGCTGCCTGTTCTGCACCTTCCCCTCAGCCAGCCCTCAGGTGGACTGCCCCGAATGATATTGGTAATCATCTCAGATCACTCCCACAACCGATACATGGAAATGTGAATGTCCATTTGAGCGTCGATGTTGAGGGTGTTCTGGTATATAAAGATGTGACCTGGAAATGGGGAGAAGCTGCATGCTTCTGGTCCGAGTACCCTGGATGCAACCAGAACTGTCCAAATGCATTCATCCGATGTGCACGTACAGATAGTGTACTCGCATCGTTGAGCTCAAACGGAAAAGACCTAGAACTGGGTCAATTCAGCATTGTGCCAATGCATTGACCGCCTGTTCAGCTATCCGAGTCTACAAAATAAGCATTCATCTATTAAACATGATCCTCCAAAGAAATAAATATCGAGAACATCCATATCCTTATGTGGACGATGTGTACAGTCAGATCCCGGTGGAGCAAATACTCAGCAATCTCTGGATAATTCTCTTCCTGCTGCTTTTTCTCGTGCCGATGGTCCAGAGGAACATCCTGCAGATGGCCAGGAAGCGTCTCCTCGTGAAGCTCGGGAAGAGGAGAGGCTCGCTTGTGATAACCCTGATACACAGGCAGGAGGTCATAAGCTTGCTCGGGCTGCCTCTCGCAAGGTACATAGATATCGATGACAGCGAGGAGGTTCTCAGGGCGATACGCAGCGCGCCGAATGATGTGCCCATTGACATAATACTCCACACTCCGGGGGGGCTCGCGCTTGCTGCGACGCAGATCGCCCTGGCGTTGAAGAACCACCCTGCGAGGACGAGCGTGATAATACCGCACTACGCGATGTCCGGCGGCACCCTGATCGCCCTCGCGGTAGACGAGATAATCATGGATCCAAATGCCGCTCTTGGCCCTGTGGACCCGCAGCTTGGCGACCAGACCGGCGCATACCCGGCGACATCGATACTGAAGGTTGTTGAGAAGAAGAAGATCGACGAGATCGATGACAAGACGCTGATACTAGCTGAGGAGGCGAGGAAGGCAGTGGAGCAGATGAAGGCGCTGCTTCGCAGGATTGTATGCTCAGACTGTGATGAGGAGACTGTCAACAGAATCATCGAGGAGATGGTATCTGGGAAGTATACACACGACCACCCATTCCTGGCAGATGATCTCAGGGCTCTGCTCGGAGATCGCGTGAAGACTGATGTCCCCCAGGAAGTCTACGAGCTCATGGCACTCTACAGGATGGACATAAGCAGGAGGCGCCCCGGGGTTGAGTACGTGCCGATGTCTAAGGGTTAGATGGCACCAGACACATCGGTCCATCCCCGATCAGATCTGTTCTGTCTGCTGAAATCAACCCCTCCCTGACAAGCTTGCGGTTCTGTGGAAGCCAGTATTGGAGGAGCGCTCTCTGGATCATCTTCTCCCTGCCCCTGGGAACATGGACAGGCTTCATCGTGAACGGATCGAGTCCGGTATGATACATCGTCGTGGAGACCGTCATCGGCGTGGGCGTGAAGTCCTGGACCTGCTCAACTCTTATGCGATGATCGCGCATGTACTCGGCCAGCTCTATCATATCCCTCACAGTACAGCCTGGATGGCCCGACATGAGATACGGTAGCACATACTCCTCCCTTCCAGATTTTCCTGCTGCACGACGGAAGCAATTCATGAACGCGTCCAGCACCTCCACAGGTGGCTTGTGCATGCATCTCGTCACGCTTTCAGAGATATGCTCAGGTGCGATCTTGAGATGGCCTGATACATGCTCGCGGCATAGCTCCTCCAGAAAGAGCTCCCCGTATTTTTCGTCTCTCACTACAAGATCGTGGCGTATTCCAGAGCTGACGAAGACATGCCTGACGCCAGGTATCTCCTTTAGCCTTCGCAGCAGTTCAAGGTATCTTCTGTGGGATATCTCGATATTATCGCACTCTGGCGTGCATATTCTTCCGCACCCTCCCCGCTCCCACAGGGCACAAACCATGCCGTACATGTCGGCTGTCGGTCCCCCCACATCCTGTATCACCCCCCTGAATCCGGGCATCTCAACCAGCCTCCGCGCCTCCTTGAGGATCGATTCTATGCTCCTGGACTGCACAATGCGCCCCTGATGGTGTGTCAGCGCGCAAAAGCTGCAGGAGCCAAAGCAGCCACGGTGGCTTGTTATGGAGAACCTGACACTCTCCAGCGCTGGCACAGGTTTTCTGTACGACGGATGCTCTCTCCTGATGTACGGGAGCTCGTATATCCTGTCGAGCTCCTCTGTTTTTAGCGGTCTTGCAGGAGGATTCTGGACTATGACCGTCTTGGGGTGGGGCTGCACAACAGCTCTGCCCCTGAACGGGTCCTGCTCCATGTAGTGGAGCCTGAACGCCTCTGCGTACTTCCTCTTGTCCGAGGAGACCTCATCGAATGAAGGTATAACAGTGTACTCCTCGTGGCTGGAGCTCTTCCACTCCTTAACGCTCATCTTGAAGACCGTGCCCCTTACGTCCCTGATCTCGCCGATTGACTCTCCTCTCTCCAGCCTGGATGCTATTTCAACCACGGCCAGCTCTCCCATACCGAAGACGAGGAGATCTGCGGGGGCATCTGCAATTATGGATCTCCTCACAGAGTCAGACCAGTAATCGTAATGCGCAAACCTACGAAGGCTGGCCTCGATGCCGCCAAGCACTACGGGCCTTCCTGGAAATATCGAGTGGATCCTGTCAGCATAGACCAGAGTGGCTCGATCCGGCCTCCTGATCTCTCCTCCCGGGGAGTACACGTCGCCGCTCCTCCTCTTGAGATTTGGAGTGAAGGCGTTGACCATAGAGTCGACGTTTCCGGCTGTTACTCCGAAAAAGAGCCGAGGCTCGCCGAGGCGCTTGAAGTCCTCTGATCTCCTCCAGTCGGGCTGCGGGATGATTCCCACGGTGAATCCGGCATCCCACAGAACCCTTCCGATGAGCGCGGCTCCGAAAGATGGATGGTCCACATATGCATCGCCTGTGACCAAAATCACGTCGAGCTGATCTACACCAAGCTCCTTCATCTCTCTTCTGGAGATCGGCAGGTACTCTGGCTGCTCCGGCATCACATACCAGAGTATCGGCC from Methanothrix thermoacetophila PT includes the following:
- a CDS encoding SDH family Clp fold serine proteinase, with protein sequence MILQRNKYREHPYPYVDDVYSQIPVEQILSNLWIILFLLLFLVPMVQRNILQMARKRLLVKLGKRRGSLVITLIHRQEVISLLGLPLARYIDIDDSEEVLRAIRSAPNDVPIDIILHTPGGLALAATQIALALKNHPARTSVIIPHYAMSGGTLIALAVDEIIMDPNAALGPVDPQLGDQTGAYPATSILKVVEKKKIDEIDDKTLILAEEARKAVEQMKALLRRIVCSDCDEETVNRIIEEMVSGKYTHDHPFLADDLRALLGDRVKTDVPQEVYELMALYRMDISRRRPGVEYVPMSKG
- a CDS encoding YgiQ family radical SAM protein, which codes for MPEQPEYLPISRREMKELGVDQLDVILVTGDAYVDHPSFGAALIGRVLWDAGFTVGIIPQPDWRRSEDFKRLGEPRLFFGVTAGNVDSMVNAFTPNLKRRSGDVYSPGGEIRRPDRATLVYADRIHSIFPGRPVVLGGIEASLRRFAHYDYWSDSVRRSIIADAPADLLVFGMGELAVVEIASRLERGESIGEIRDVRGTVFKMSVKEWKSSSHEEYTVIPSFDEVSSDKRKYAEAFRLHYMEQDPFRGRAVVQPHPKTVIVQNPPARPLKTEELDRIYELPYIRREHPSYRKPVPALESVRFSITSHRGCFGSCSFCALTHHQGRIVQSRSIESILKEARRLVEMPGFRGVIQDVGGPTADMYGMVCALWERGGCGRICTPECDNIEISHRRYLELLRRLKEIPGVRHVFVSSGIRHDLVVRDEKYGELFLEELCREHVSGHLKIAPEHISESVTRCMHKPPVEVLDAFMNCFRRAAGKSGREEYVLPYLMSGHPGCTVRDMIELAEYMRDHRIRVEQVQDFTPTPMTVSTTMYHTGLDPFTMKPVHVPRGREKMIQRALLQYWLPQNRKLVREGLISADRTDLIGDGPMCLVPSNP
- the speA gene encoding biosynthetic arginine decarboxylase, which gives rise to MWKVDDSIALYGIHGWGDGYFSINEKGNVVVMPNKSSDSCVDVMDVIRRLETSGENLPVLLRFPQIIEHRIWEIYRAFTGSISEFGYQGKYQPVFPMKVNQRKEVIEYILNYGREINIGLEIGTKAELLAALTLDLPEDSLLICNGYKDDDFLRLALMFSDKHKIIIVVDLFEEIFDILRLARSMEVRPLLGMRVKLFSKGSGRWAESGGESAKFGLSTIECLELLKILEENGLLDRLRMIHFHIGSQITDIHRIKHAMNEAARIYAKVRKVAEIEYFNVGGGLSVDYDGSKSSGPSSANYTLREYSNDIVYTLQKICEEEGVPCPTIVSESGRAIAAYHSFLVFKIIGKKNSKDGFVAFPLEGDPIQIEDLYFAFKNINLKNYKEYYHDALHYRDELLDSFNLGNIGLEERAKGEMLFWMVCQKAVSLARHAGDNSEEFRELKKLVGQKYIGNFSLFQSVPDMWGVGQIFPIMPLHRLREVPSECGTIADITCDSDGEIKSFAGGKEAIELHKLSRSEDYYMGIFLLGAYQDTLGDFHNLLGCVTEVHVLVEGRSWRISRRIPGDTCEKLLKFFNYDTEAYLQRLGERCATEPQLEAVLEEVRRALSTTTYFNSPCLASETDEDKELLNSAAHRVMIETGRI